ACTCCCAACCCGGCAATGGGGTGGCCAATGGCCTGAACAACCAGACCAGCAACGTCGTGGCCAACCCCCAACCCGGCAATGGGGTGGCCAATGGTCAGAGCAATCAGACCGGCAACGGCGGGGGCAATTCCCAAGCCAGCAACGGCGTGGCCAATGGCCTGAGCAACCAGACCGGCAACGCCGGGGGCAATTCCCAAGCCAGCAATGGTGTGGCCAGTGGCCCGGGCAATCAGCCCGCTAACGGCGGGGGAAATTCCCAAACCAGCAACGGTGGGGGCAACCCGAGCGGCGGAAGCAACGGCAAGGGCAATCAAACTGGCGGCAATAAAAAATAGCAGACAGCTCCTGAGGTGAGGGTCAAGTAAGCCCGCCCCTCACCCCAGCAAGCGTTGGACCGCCCGGTTCACACCGCAACGCAGGCCCAGCATTCAGGGGTCGGAGCAATCGCGCACGAAGCCGCAGCGCTCGCATTTGAGCTTGCAGTGGAGATCCAGCATCTGGTGGCCGCAAAAGTCGCAGCGGGTCCAGCGACCGCCGACGGGGCGCGGCACGGGCGGCGCGGTGGGATCCACGGGGGGCAGCTCAGGCTCCGACGGCGGCATGCGCGTTTCGCTCAAGCGCCGCCACAGCGGGCTTCGCCTGCCAGTTGCGCCCGGAAATAGCGGCTGGGCAAGTCCCGGCCGAGGACGTCCATCATCATCCGGCTGGCCTCCATCACCGTGGGCAAGCTCACCCCGGTGGCGATGCCCATCTCGTCGAGCATGTAGACCAGGTCATCGGTGGCGATGTTGCCGGTCGCCCCAGGGGCGTAGGGACAGCCCCCCAGGCCCCCGACCGAGCTGTCGAAGGTGCGGATTCCCATGTCGAGACCGGCCACCACGTTGGCCATGCCCATGCCGCGCGTGTCGTGAAAGTGCAGTGCGAGTTGGGGTTCCGAAAGCTTGTCGAGCAGCAAGGCCAGCAGGGACTGGACTTGCGCGGGCGTGGCCACCCCGATCGTGTCCCCGATCGAGACCTGATAGGCCCCCATGGCCACCAGGGCCTGCGCGACTTCACACACCTTGGCCGGGGCGATCGCCCCCTCGTAAGGGCAGCCCCATGCGGTCGAGACATAGGCCCGCACGCGCTTGCCTGCGGCCAGCGACGCCGCCGCCACTTCGGCATAGGCCGCCAGGGCCGCCGCCACCTCGCGGTTGGTGTTCTTGCGGGAAAACGTTTCACTGGCCGCCGCGAAAATCACGACCTCGTCGACGCGGGCCTCAAGGGCGGACTCGAGCCCGCGCATGTTGGGAACCAGCGCGCTGTAGATGCAGTCGGGACGACGCGCGACAGTGGTGGCCACCTGCATGGCATCGGCCAGCTGAGGCACCCACTTGGGATTCACGAAGGAAGTGATCTCGATGTGCCGCAGCCCCGCCGCCGCCAGCCGCTCGATCAGAGCCACCTTGACGGCCGTCGGGACCACCTCGGGCTCGCTCTGGAGCCCATCGCGTGGGCCCACCTCCACAACCGTCGCGTGCGACGGCAGCGCCTGGAACATCGGAAACCGCCTACTCCAGGATGATCAGGGCGTCCCCTTCGTTGACGAAGTCGCCCGTATCGATCTTGACCTCTTTGACCGTGCCATCCATTTCGGCCGGGATGAACATCTGCATCTTCATCGACTCGATGCAGACCACGTCCATTCCCTCGCTCACGGCATCACCCGGCTTCACCAGCACTTCCAGCACGGTGCCGGCCATGTTGGCATTGATGGAAGGGGACATGCGCGTTACCTCCTTGATCACTTGGCCGCGGCGGCCTGCAGGCGGGATGGGACGAAATCGGTGCTGTGGCGCCCCGCGCGGAATTCTTCGTGCGCGAGAATATCGAGCAATGCCGGCAGGTTGGTCTTGATGCCCGACAAGCGGGTGGCCTCCAAGGCTTGCCTCAACCGCGCGATGGCCTCCTCGCGCGTATCGCCGTGCACGACGATCTTGGCGAGCATCGGGTCGTAATGGGGAGTGACCAGCGTGTCACCAGCAATCCAGGTGTCGATCCGGACCGCCTCATCCGTTGGCCATTCCAGCTCGGTGATCTGGCCAGGCGCCGGCATGAAGGTTTTCGGGTCTTCCGCGTACAGGCGGGCCTCGATGGCGTGGCCCGTGCAGCGCAGGTCGTCCTGGGTGAAGGGCAGGGTTTCACCCGCCGCGACCCGAATCTGGCAGGCAACCAGGTCGGTGCCCGTCACCAGTTCGGTGACAGGGTGCTCCACCTGAATGCGGGTGTTCATTTCCAGGAAATAGAACTGATGCTGGGCATCGACCAGAAATTCGAACGTCCCCGCGTTGGTGTAGCCGATGGCCTTGGCGGCCGCGACGGCCGCCGCGCCCATGCGGGCCCGCACGTCAGCGGGCAGCAAGGGCGCTGGCGCTTCCTCGACCACCTTCTGGTGGCGGCGTTGCACGGAGCAGTCACGCTCGAACAGGTGCACGACATGGCCGTGATGGTCCGCCAAGACCTGCACCTCGATGTGCCGGGGTTGCACGATCAGCTTCTCGACGTACATCGTGTCGTCACCGAAGTAAGCCTTGGCCCGGGCCGTGGCCATCTTCCAGGCCTTTTCCAGTTCCGCCGGATCATGCAGGGCCTGCATGCCGATGCCACCGCCACCCGCCGCCGCCTTGAGCATCACGGGGTAGCCGAGCTCGGCCGCGATGCGTTCCGCTTCGGCCAGGTCGGCCGCGGCCCCGTTGGAGCCCGGTACCACGGGCAACCCGTGGGCTGCCATGGCCTCACGGGCGGCCGTCTTGGAGCCCATCGCGGCGATGACCTCGGGCGAAGGCCCGATAAAGGTCAGGCCAGCCTCGGCACAGCGGCGTGCAAAGTCAGCATTTTCGGACAACAGGCCATAGCCGGGGTGCACCGCGTCGCAGCCCGTTTGCTGGGCGATCTCGAGCAGGCGATCGATGCGCAGGTAACTCTGCACCACCGGCGCCGGACCGAGCAGCACGCTTTCTTCGGCTTGCAGCACGTGGGCGGCCCGGGCATCGGCCTCGGAGTGAACGGTCACGGCGGCCACGCCCAGCTTGCGGCAGGCCGCCAGAATGCGCACCGCGATCTCGCCACGGTTGGCGATGAGAATCTTCTTGAACACGGACTCCCCCTCGAGCGGCGCGCCTCGCGAAGGGCCACATCGCCCGACACGCGCAGACCAGCGCAAAACCGGCTCATCATAGCATCCGACCCGCACCAGACGCCAGAAGGCGATCAGCCGGTCTTGGTTCCTGCAACACGGTTTGCGGCGCGCCACTCGTTGTAGAATGGCGGCGATGGTTC
This window of the Candidatus Sericytochromatia bacterium genome carries:
- a CDS encoding biotin/lipoyl-containing protein → MSPSINANMAGTVLEVLVKPGDAVSEGMDVVCIESMKMQMFIPAEMDGTVKEVKIDTGDFVNEGDALIILE
- a CDS encoding penicillin-binding protein, whose translation is SQPGNGVANGLNNQTSNVVANPQPGNGVANGQSNQTGNGGGNSQASNGVANGLSNQTGNAGGNSQASNGVASGPGNQPANGGGNSQTSNGGGNPSGGSNGKGNQTGGNKK
- a CDS encoding acetyl-CoA carboxylase biotin carboxylase subunit gives rise to the protein MFKKILIANRGEIAVRILAACRKLGVAAVTVHSEADARAAHVLQAEESVLLGPAPVVQSYLRIDRLLEIAQQTGCDAVHPGYGLLSENADFARRCAEAGLTFIGPSPEVIAAMGSKTAAREAMAAHGLPVVPGSNGAAADLAEAERIAAELGYPVMLKAAAGGGGIGMQALHDPAELEKAWKMATARAKAYFGDDTMYVEKLIVQPRHIEVQVLADHHGHVVHLFERDCSVQRRHQKVVEEAPAPLLPADVRARMGAAAVAAAKAIGYTNAGTFEFLVDAQHQFYFLEMNTRIQVEHPVTELVTGTDLVACQIRVAAGETLPFTQDDLRCTGHAIEARLYAEDPKTFMPAPGQITELEWPTDEAVRIDTWIAGDTLVTPHYDPMLAKIVVHGDTREEAIARLRQALEATRLSGIKTNLPALLDILAHEEFRAGRHSTDFVPSRLQAAAAK
- a CDS encoding hydroxymethylglutaryl-CoA lyase — its product is MFQALPSHATVVEVGPRDGLQSEPEVVPTAVKVALIERLAAAGLRHIEITSFVNPKWVPQLADAMQVATTVARRPDCIYSALVPNMRGLESALEARVDEVVIFAAASETFSRKNTNREVAAALAAYAEVAAASLAAGKRVRAYVSTAWGCPYEGAIAPAKVCEVAQALVAMGAYQVSIGDTIGVATPAQVQSLLALLLDKLSEPQLALHFHDTRGMGMANVVAGLDMGIRTFDSSVGGLGGCPYAPGATGNIATDDLVYMLDEMGIATGVSLPTVMEASRMMMDVLGRDLPSRYFRAQLAGEARCGGA